From a single Bacillus sp. NEB1478 genomic region:
- a CDS encoding phosphatidylglycerophosphatase A — protein sequence MPNKKVENVEETARKLLNERGVTVNDIAELVYFLQVPYHPDLKMDVCRENVDRVIAKREVQNAILTGIGLDVLAEEKKLNQPLQEILARDESLYGIDEVIALSIVNIYGSIGFTNYGFIDKQKPGILEKLNDKSTGKVHTFLDDIVGAIAAAASSRLAHRAVNEE from the coding sequence ATGCCAAACAAAAAAGTGGAAAACGTCGAAGAAACTGCTCGCAAATTGCTGAATGAACGGGGCGTTACAGTAAACGATATTGCGGAACTCGTTTATTTTCTCCAAGTTCCCTATCATCCTGACTTAAAAATGGACGTTTGCAGAGAAAACGTGGATAGAGTTATTGCAAAACGAGAAGTGCAAAATGCTATACTTACGGGTATTGGGCTGGATGTATTGGCTGAAGAAAAGAAACTAAATCAGCCTCTTCAAGAGATATTAGCAAGAGATGAAAGTCTTTATGGCATTGACGAAGTAATCGCATTATCAATTGTGAATATATATGGTTCGATCGGGTTTACAAACTACGGATTCATTGATAAACAAAAACCGGGTATTCTGGAAAAGTTAAACGACAAATCCACCGGAAAAGTTCACACATTCTTAGATGATATCGTTGGTGCTATTGCTGCAGCTGCTTCGAGTCGCCTGGCTCACCGTGCAGTAAATGAAGAATAA
- the yutH gene encoding spore coat putative kinase YutH, with translation MFERDIFHYYQLVCDERKSESGYRTFTCRGDRYIVIPQLQMSYELLQEMTFLSSVLQERGENELPVLQPTITGMPSAYVDGESVIIFRMEHKKQERKVASLGMELAEFHKRGKGVEQYYPVQQIAYGQWPLLWISRVDEMHNKYAEISVRKQKNDFDTLFLTTFPYYEGLAENAIQYITDYQMERGPRGIGSASICYDRFSERSWIETDNGYIKMPVGWLIDSPMRDVAECIREKIYQPQFRNNEIVDLIDDYEKVKPLSKGAWRLLYGRLLFPTQYFDTVEGHYKNEREIGMELYSSRFTDLISYERQNEYFLKSFFRSIGLPVHELNIPIVDWLVPTI, from the coding sequence TTGTTTGAAAGAGACATTTTTCATTATTATCAATTAGTATGTGACGAAAGAAAATCTGAGTCAGGTTATCGGACGTTCACTTGTAGAGGTGACAGGTATATTGTAATTCCTCAACTCCAAATGTCCTATGAACTTCTGCAAGAAATGACATTTCTAAGCAGTGTCCTTCAGGAAAGAGGAGAAAATGAACTTCCTGTGCTCCAGCCGACCATCACGGGCATGCCCAGTGCGTATGTTGATGGAGAGTCGGTCATTATTTTTAGAATGGAACATAAAAAGCAAGAAAGGAAAGTTGCTTCATTAGGAATGGAACTTGCAGAATTCCACAAACGCGGCAAAGGTGTTGAACAGTATTATCCGGTCCAGCAGATCGCATATGGCCAATGGCCGCTGCTATGGATCTCGCGAGTAGATGAAATGCACAACAAATATGCAGAGATCTCAGTTAGAAAACAAAAGAATGATTTTGATACATTATTTTTAACAACATTTCCGTATTATGAAGGGCTCGCTGAAAACGCGATTCAGTATATCACGGATTATCAGATGGAAAGAGGGCCTAGAGGAATAGGTTCTGCGTCTATTTGCTATGATCGTTTCAGCGAACGCTCTTGGATTGAGACGGATAATGGATATATTAAAATGCCTGTAGGCTGGCTGATCGACAGTCCAATGCGTGATGTAGCTGAATGTATCCGTGAAAAAATCTATCAGCCTCAGTTTAGAAATAATGAGATAGTGGATCTGATCGACGATTATGAAAAAGTGAAGCCATTATCAAAAGGTGCATGGAGATTGTTATATGGAAGACTGCTTTTCCCTACTCAATACTTCGACACGGTTGAAGGACATTATAAAAATGAGAGGGAAATTGGAATGGAACTCTATTCAAGCCGCTTTACTGACTTAATCTCGTATGAAAGACAAAATGAATATTTTCTAAAAAGCTTCTTCAGATCGATCGGACTGCCTGTTCATGAATTGAATATTCCGATCGTCGACTGGCTCGTTCCTACCATCTAA
- a CDS encoding ATP-binding protein, producing MFGNFNFDLIYQERDEFTPLVVMMCGVAGSGKTTFSQQLEKEGFVRLSIDEEIWATNGRYGIDYPIEKVEEYKKEAERKLRNLLIELIHDKQQVVIDFSFWDQVRRDHYKQLIEMAGGKWKLIYLKVHPDDLRERLKIRNKRFDANAFPITEEILTSYLNGFEIPKGEGEIVIEN from the coding sequence ATGTTTGGAAATTTTAACTTTGACTTAATTTATCAAGAACGAGATGAATTCACCCCTCTTGTGGTAATGATGTGTGGAGTAGCTGGTTCTGGGAAAACGACTTTCTCACAACAATTAGAAAAAGAAGGTTTTGTACGTCTTTCTATTGATGAAGAAATATGGGCTACCAATGGCCGTTATGGGATTGATTACCCCATTGAAAAAGTTGAAGAATACAAAAAAGAGGCAGAAAGAAAACTACGCAACCTATTAATTGAGCTAATTCATGATAAACAACAAGTGGTGATTGACTTTAGTTTTTGGGATCAAGTAAGGAGAGATCACTATAAACAACTTATAGAAATGGCCGGCGGTAAATGGAAACTTATTTATTTAAAAGTTCATCCTGATGATTTGCGTGAACGACTTAAGATCCGAAACAAACGTTTTGATGCAAATGCATTCCCTATAACAGAAGAAATTTTAACATCCTACCTTAATGGTTTCGAAATACCAAAAGGTGAAGGCGAAATTGTAATTGAAAATTAA
- a CDS encoding SDR family oxidoreductase, which produces MTETPLMGMTAIVTGAGRLNGIGAATCLQLAKKGANVFFTTWGVYDKEFHDGNHESDAEKLLAKLREFGVKASYEEIDLTKATEFPRLFTRIKETIGQPSILVNNACYSQNHSWEELTVDVLDRHYEINLRATTLLSIEFAKCFAGNKGSIIHLTSGQSKGPMVGELAYAATKGAIEALTVTMAAELGNKGITVNAVNPGPTDTGWMTEDLQKVLLPKFPLGRIGKPEDAAKLIAFLASPEAEWITGQVIHSEGGFLRQ; this is translated from the coding sequence ATGACAGAAACTCCATTGATGGGAATGACTGCAATCGTTACAGGAGCTGGCCGCTTAAACGGGATAGGTGCAGCAACTTGTTTGCAGCTTGCCAAAAAAGGCGCTAATGTATTTTTTACAACTTGGGGTGTGTACGATAAAGAATTTCACGATGGCAACCATGAGAGTGATGCCGAAAAATTGCTTGCGAAACTGCGGGAATTTGGTGTGAAAGCGTCTTATGAGGAGATTGATTTAACCAAGGCAACGGAGTTTCCTCGATTGTTTACGAGAATAAAAGAGACAATTGGACAACCATCTATTTTGGTTAACAATGCCTGTTATTCACAAAATCACTCTTGGGAAGAATTAACGGTTGATGTGCTGGATCGTCATTATGAAATCAACCTTCGTGCAACAACGCTTTTGAGCATAGAATTTGCGAAGTGTTTTGCGGGCAATAAGGGCAGTATCATTCATTTAACATCAGGTCAATCAAAAGGACCGATGGTAGGAGAACTTGCGTATGCAGCTACAAAAGGAGCTATTGAAGCTCTTACGGTTACTATGGCTGCAGAACTTGGAAACAAAGGGATTACCGTGAACGCAGTAAATCCTGGTCCGACCGATACAGGCTGGATGACAGAGGATCTGCAAAAGGTATTGCTGCCTAAGTTCCCGCTAGGAAGAATCGGGAAACCAGAAGACGCAGCGAAATTAATCGCCTTTTTAGCAAGTCCAGAAGCAGAATGGATCACCGGGCAAGTGATTCATTCGGAAGGCGGGTTTTTAAGGCAATAA
- a CDS encoding TIGR01457 family HAD-type hydrolase, with the protein MKSYKGFLIDLDGTMYRGTERIEEAVLFVKKLNELNLPYLFVTNNSSKTKQQVAEVLKGFEIPANSEHVFTTSMATASYISNLKKEATVFCIGEDGIREALTEKGLKLVDENPDYVVIGIDRSITYEKLAKACLAVRNGATFISTNGDIALPTERGLLPGNGSLTSVITVSTQTDPIFIGKPEPIIMEMALETLGTKKEETLMVGDNYQTDILAGIRTGLDTLLVHTGVTTKKHLEDIDIHPTYAVDGLDEWEIK; encoded by the coding sequence ATGAAGTCTTATAAAGGATTTTTAATCGATTTAGATGGAACGATGTACCGTGGAACAGAACGAATAGAAGAAGCGGTTTTATTTGTAAAAAAATTAAATGAGCTGAACTTGCCTTACCTTTTTGTTACCAATAATTCATCGAAAACGAAACAGCAAGTAGCAGAAGTCTTAAAAGGATTTGAAATTCCTGCTAATTCTGAGCATGTATTTACAACAAGTATGGCAACAGCGAGCTATATCTCCAACTTAAAAAAAGAGGCGACCGTGTTTTGTATAGGAGAAGACGGTATTCGAGAAGCCCTCACCGAAAAAGGATTAAAGCTTGTTGATGAGAATCCAGATTATGTCGTGATCGGAATTGACAGATCAATTACGTATGAAAAGCTAGCGAAAGCATGTCTGGCTGTAAGAAATGGTGCAACATTTATTTCAACAAATGGAGACATTGCTCTGCCGACAGAAAGAGGACTTCTGCCTGGGAACGGTTCTCTAACCTCAGTTATTACGGTATCTACTCAAACAGATCCGATTTTTATCGGAAAGCCGGAACCTATTATTATGGAGATGGCATTAGAGACATTGGGGACGAAAAAGGAAGAGACGCTCATGGTCGGTGATAATTACCAAACCGATATTTTAGCTGGTATTCGAACAGGGCTGGACACTCTTTTAGTTCATACAGGGGTTACAACAAAGAAACATTTAGAAGACATCGACATTCATCCAACTTATGCGGTGGATGGATTAGACGAGTGGGAAATTAAATAA
- a CDS encoding D-glycerate dehydrogenase — translation MKKPYVYVTRKLPEETLAVLKETAEVGMWPHEEEAVPNEVLYAEAEKAQGLLTMLSDKIDAKLLNHAKPLKVVANLAVGYDNIDLEAAKNKSITVCNTPDVLTDSTADLAFSLMLATARRIVESANYVQEGKWNSWGPLLLAGADVHHKTIGIVGMGRIGEAVAKRAKGFDMNILYHNRNRKPGTEYELGATYKEFHDLLKESDFVVCLAPLTSETKGMFNREAFQFMKKSAIFINAGRGASVDEDALVEALQTGEIAGAGLDVFVKEPIDPNHPLLAMKQVVALPHIGSASVETRLKMSELACRNIARILEGKEAETPVK, via the coding sequence ATGAAAAAGCCATATGTATATGTGACGAGAAAGTTGCCGGAAGAAACACTGGCTGTTTTAAAAGAAACTGCCGAAGTTGGAATGTGGCCACATGAGGAGGAAGCAGTTCCAAATGAAGTACTGTATGCTGAAGCTGAGAAAGCACAAGGTCTGCTGACGATGTTATCGGATAAAATTGATGCGAAACTGCTCAATCATGCAAAACCATTAAAAGTAGTTGCAAACCTAGCAGTAGGCTATGACAACATCGATCTAGAAGCAGCAAAAAATAAAAGCATTACAGTATGCAATACACCTGACGTTTTAACGGATTCTACAGCAGATTTAGCGTTCTCGCTCATGTTAGCTACCGCTCGCCGGATTGTTGAATCAGCAAATTATGTACAAGAAGGAAAATGGAACAGCTGGGGGCCTCTATTATTAGCCGGAGCTGATGTTCATCATAAAACAATTGGAATCGTCGGTATGGGAAGAATTGGAGAAGCAGTTGCAAAACGAGCTAAAGGATTCGATATGAATATTCTGTATCATAACCGAAACCGTAAACCCGGAACAGAATATGAATTAGGAGCTACATATAAAGAATTTCATGATCTATTAAAGGAATCTGATTTTGTGGTTTGTTTGGCACCATTAACGTCCGAAACAAAAGGAATGTTTAATAGAGAAGCATTTCAGTTCATGAAAAAAAGCGCCATATTTATTAACGCAGGAAGAGGGGCATCTGTGGATGAGGATGCATTAGTAGAAGCCCTCCAAACTGGCGAGATTGCAGGTGCGGGATTAGATGTGTTTGTAAAAGAACCGATCGATCCGAATCATCCTTTATTAGCGATGAAACAAGTAGTCGCTTTACCGCACATCGGAAGTGCCAGCGTGGAAACAAGATTAAAAATGTCTGAGCTTGCTTGCAGGAATATTGCAAGAATTCTAGAAGGAAAAGAAGCAGAAACGCCTGTGAAATAA